In a single window of the Pontibacter russatus genome:
- a CDS encoding S8 family serine peptidase — MFTRLKLLQRSLCTLLVALLFVPLLHAQRPAGVGSETVPHTVVYKLKPAHGQMARTALGAGSTLQTALQRVGAEAVRQKFPGKENAPAANLRKAAPGVYLSHIYELQYGASHTLEQVQQTLMSTGLVDYVEPLYIREPLTQPNDPSADSVKTRQYYLKLVQAYEGWTVEKGDTNVVVAILDTGFGLTHEELKTKVKHNYGDPVDGIDNDGDGFTDNFAGWDFADSDNNVYDDTPWKGHGTSVAAVAAGATDNGKGIASLGYNTLFMPLKVFSSVKNGHFGGYEAIVYAADKGCKVINLSWGGEGMSQYEQDIINYAVLDKDVLVVASAGNTNKLVDIYPAAYQNVLSVGGTNAKDVKFKDHTYNYHIDLTAPSENVYTASINGDYAYGGAYGTSFSSPIVAGSAALVRAKYPQLTALQAAERIRVSADDIYHLAGNQPYLGMLGKGRLNLKRALKETSLRAVRCTSYGLALSTQLAYAGSKVALDASFRSYLAPTAALEITLTSTSPYVTVDRGTLNLGSVATMGTASSGLRPFMLSIAEDAPANHLVRLRFDYTDGAYSDFQYITLIINPSFVTLTANNLHVSLNNVGNIGYNGLNFKQGEGVKYKGGPSLLFEGGLMVAVDEGSVFDNLHNERWLNDNNFKSAGAVRLHHDTPLATQEARALMAATDNEQAGVKVKQVASAWMEAPDQDYIIIEYQLTNMTPDTIRQVHAGIFADWDIGNYMQNAAAYDSLLRLGYVYSTAAALPYAGVKLLTRDAPVYHAIDNIGGNDSTVTVDDGFSDAEKYKVISKGVSRERAGGKSGNNVSHVVGATATDLAPGETRTLAFALLAADNLGLLKTHAAAAQAKYESIKSGPVPSGLQQGVCAGSPVLVTPDKGSTFRFYADEEKTELLGSGDALQMGQLYTGRTIYVSNADSLFESAPVPYTYLIPEEAEADFKLGQAFGNTGKAVDLVNLSRHAATMHWDFGDGTTSTEAHPSHTYQKAGIYTVTLTATDSLGCVQSSSSQELQIYADQVILYPNPATAHIALTLTTPIDWGNSATGPRLTLTDMTGRVVSPPSYVAGADLRYDVSGLAAGVYIARVIYNNTSYVERILVRNK, encoded by the coding sequence ATGTTTACCCGACTGAAACTGCTGCAGCGCAGCCTTTGCACCCTGCTGGTGGCGCTCTTGTTTGTGCCCCTGCTGCATGCCCAGCGCCCCGCTGGCGTTGGGAGCGAAACAGTGCCCCACACGGTGGTATACAAACTGAAGCCCGCACATGGCCAGATGGCCCGCACCGCCCTGGGGGCAGGCAGCACACTGCAAACAGCCCTGCAGCGTGTGGGCGCCGAAGCCGTGCGGCAGAAGTTTCCGGGGAAGGAGAACGCACCGGCGGCCAATCTCCGGAAAGCCGCCCCCGGCGTATACCTTTCCCATATATATGAGCTGCAGTACGGTGCGAGCCATACCCTGGAGCAGGTGCAGCAGACGCTGATGTCCACTGGCCTGGTGGACTACGTGGAGCCGCTCTATATACGGGAGCCGCTCACCCAGCCCAACGACCCCTCGGCTGACTCAGTGAAAACCCGGCAGTACTACCTGAAGCTGGTGCAGGCCTATGAGGGGTGGACCGTGGAGAAAGGCGATACCAACGTGGTGGTGGCGATACTGGACACAGGCTTCGGGCTGACGCACGAGGAGCTGAAAACGAAGGTAAAGCATAACTACGGTGACCCCGTGGACGGCATTGACAACGACGGGGACGGCTTTACGGACAACTTCGCGGGCTGGGACTTTGCCGACAGCGACAACAACGTATATGACGACACCCCCTGGAAGGGGCACGGCACCAGCGTGGCAGCCGTGGCGGCCGGGGCCACCGACAACGGAAAGGGAATCGCCAGCCTTGGATACAACACCCTGTTTATGCCCCTCAAGGTTTTCTCCTCTGTCAAAAACGGGCATTTCGGAGGCTACGAGGCCATTGTGTATGCGGCTGACAAAGGCTGCAAGGTCATCAACCTGTCGTGGGGGGGCGAGGGAATGTCGCAGTACGAGCAGGACATCATCAATTACGCCGTGCTCGACAAGGACGTATTGGTTGTGGCCTCCGCCGGAAACACCAACAAGCTGGTGGACATATACCCGGCGGCTTACCAGAACGTGCTCTCCGTTGGCGGCACCAACGCCAAAGACGTCAAGTTTAAAGACCACACCTACAACTACCACATCGACCTGACTGCGCCGAGCGAGAATGTTTATACCGCCTCCATCAACGGCGACTACGCCTATGGCGGGGCTTATGGCACCTCCTTTTCCTCCCCTATTGTGGCCGGAAGCGCAGCGCTTGTCAGGGCTAAGTACCCGCAGCTGACGGCGCTGCAGGCGGCGGAGCGCATCCGGGTGAGCGCCGACGATATATACCACCTGGCCGGAAACCAGCCGTACCTGGGCATGCTCGGCAAAGGACGCCTCAACCTGAAGCGCGCCCTGAAAGAGACAAGCCTTCGCGCGGTGCGCTGCACCTCATATGGCCTGGCCCTGAGCACGCAGCTGGCCTATGCCGGCAGCAAGGTAGCCCTGGATGCCAGCTTCCGCAGCTACCTCGCTCCCACGGCAGCCCTCGAAATCACGCTGACTTCCACCTCGCCCTATGTAACGGTGGACAGGGGCACGCTGAACCTGGGCAGTGTCGCGACCATGGGCACCGCCTCTTCGGGGTTGCGGCCGTTTATGCTGAGCATCGCGGAAGACGCGCCCGCCAACCACCTCGTGCGCCTGCGCTTCGACTACACCGACGGCGCTTACAGCGATTTCCAGTACATCACGCTAATCATCAACCCGAGCTTTGTGACGCTCACGGCCAATAACCTGCACGTGTCCCTGAACAACGTGGGCAACATCGGTTACAACGGCCTTAATTTTAAGCAGGGAGAGGGTGTGAAGTACAAGGGAGGGCCTTCGCTGCTGTTCGAGGGCGGGCTGATGGTAGCCGTTGACGAGGGCAGCGTGTTTGACAACCTGCACAACGAGCGGTGGCTCAACGACAACAACTTTAAATCGGCGGGGGCGGTGCGCCTGCACCACGACACGCCGCTGGCCACGCAGGAGGCGCGCGCCCTGATGGCGGCCACCGACAACGAGCAGGCGGGGGTGAAAGTAAAGCAGGTGGCCTCGGCCTGGATGGAGGCCCCGGACCAGGACTACATCATCATTGAATACCAGCTCACCAACATGACGCCAGACACCATCCGGCAGGTGCATGCGGGCATCTTCGCCGACTGGGACATCGGCAACTACATGCAGAACGCTGCCGCCTACGACTCGCTGCTGCGCCTGGGCTATGTCTACAGCACCGCCGCTGCCCTGCCCTACGCTGGCGTGAAGCTGCTGACGCGCGACGCGCCCGTCTACCATGCCATCGACAACATCGGCGGAAACGACTCTACCGTGACAGTGGATGACGGCTTCTCGGATGCGGAGAAATATAAGGTGATATCAAAGGGCGTGAGCCGGGAGCGGGCGGGCGGCAAAAGCGGCAACAATGTGTCGCATGTGGTGGGGGCCACCGCAACTGACCTTGCCCCCGGCGAGACGCGCACCCTGGCATTTGCCCTGCTGGCAGCCGACAACCTCGGCCTGCTGAAAACACACGCCGCAGCGGCCCAGGCAAAGTACGAGAGTATAAAATCAGGCCCTGTGCCTTCGGGCCTGCAGCAAGGCGTATGCGCGGGCTCGCCGGTACTGGTTACACCCGACAAGGGCAGCACCTTCCGCTTCTACGCTGACGAGGAAAAGACAGAACTGCTGGGCTCCGGCGATGCGCTGCAGATGGGGCAGCTATATACTGGCAGGACCATCTATGTGAGCAACGCCGACTCGCTGTTCGAAAGTGCGCCCGTGCCCTACACCTATCTGATTCCGGAGGAGGCGGAGGCTGACTTTAAGCTGGGGCAGGCTTTCGGGAACACTGGCAAAGCCGTGGACCTGGTGAACCTGAGCAGGCACGCCGCCACGATGCATTGGGATTTCGGAGACGGCACCACCTCCACAGAGGCGCACCCGAGCCATACCTATCAAAAAGCCGGTATATATACCGTCACCCTGACGGCTACCGACAGCCTGGGCTGCGTACAGAGCAGCAGCAGCCAGGAGCTACAGATTTACGCGGACCAGGTCATCTTATACCCCAACCCGGCCACAGCGCATATTGCCCTCACCCTGACCACCCCTATCGACTGGGGCAACAGTGCCACGGGTCCCCGCCTCACCCTGACGGATATGACGGGCCGGGTGGTATCGCCGCCCTCTTACGTGGCCGGGGCAGACCTGCGCTATGATGTCAGCGGGCTTGCGGCCGGGGTATATATAGCCCGGGTTATCTACAACAACACCAGTTATGTGGAGCGCATCCTGGTCCGGAACAAGTAA
- a CDS encoding YebC/PmpR family DNA-binding transcriptional regulator codes for MAGHNKWSQIKRKKGALDAKRSKIFTKLIKEITVAAKVGGPDPENNPRLRLAIQLSKAANMPKDNIERAIQKGEGTGGDFSDVTYEGYASNGVALFIECLTDNINRTVQNLRTIFNKGNGSLATNGSVEFLFDRKGVFVVKRNPEQPLDEEELTLELADGGAGEVEEDHITVYCAMEDFGAMQKKAEELQLDLENAELQRIPQTTVTVQDPEAVRRILRLLDALEDDDDVQKVYHNLELNEEVMAALE; via the coding sequence ATGGCAGGACATAACAAATGGTCGCAGATCAAGCGCAAGAAAGGCGCACTGGATGCGAAGCGATCCAAAATTTTCACCAAGCTCATCAAGGAAATAACCGTGGCGGCGAAAGTGGGCGGCCCTGACCCGGAAAACAATCCGCGCCTGCGCCTCGCCATACAGCTGAGCAAAGCCGCCAACATGCCCAAAGACAACATAGAGCGCGCCATACAAAAGGGCGAGGGCACCGGCGGCGATTTCAGCGACGTGACCTACGAGGGCTATGCCTCCAACGGTGTGGCCCTTTTCATAGAGTGCCTCACCGACAACATCAACCGCACCGTGCAAAACCTGCGCACCATCTTTAACAAGGGCAACGGCAGCCTGGCCACCAACGGGTCCGTGGAGTTCCTGTTCGACAGGAAGGGCGTTTTTGTGGTGAAGCGAAACCCGGAGCAACCTTTGGACGAGGAAGAACTGACACTGGAACTGGCCGATGGCGGCGCCGGGGAGGTGGAGGAAGATCATATCACCGTTTACTGTGCCATGGAAGATTTTGGGGCGATGCAGAAAAAGGCGGAGGAACTGCAACTGGACCTGGAGAACGCCGAACTGCAGCGCATCCCACAAACCACCGTCACGGTGCAGGACCCTGAAGCCGTCCGAAGAATCCTGCGCCTGCTCGACGCACTGGAAGACGACGATGACGTCCAGAAAGTGTACCACAACCTGGAGTTGAACGAGGAGGTGATGGCAGCACTGGAATAG
- a CDS encoding dipeptidyl-peptidase 3 family protein encodes MKPRHILFATALAAATVGCTNTTSETATAEATETAQASDSLQQKLDMYTTVRLTSDLAGLSAKEKQMIPLLIGAADIMNGLFWYEAYGQRDSLLNALASEAAKRFVHINYGPWDRLNNNAPFIAGVGPKPDGANFYPTDMTKEEFEQANLPDKASQYTFLRRDAGGKLITVPYHVQFQKEVRRAAGLLRQAAALAEDAGLNKYLTLRAEALLTDNYQPSDLAWMDMKDNRLDIVIGPIETYEDKLFGYKAAHEAYVLVKDMEWSERLAKYAAFLPELQRGLPVAAPYKTETPGTDSDLNAYDVVYYAGDSNAGSKTIAINLPNDEEVQLKRGTRRLQLKNAMRAKFDKIMVPIAEELIAEDQQQHVTFDAFFANTMFHEVAHGLGIKNTINGKGTVREALKEQASALEEGKADILGLYMITQLHEKGEIEGSLEDYYTTFLAGIFRSVRFGAASAHGKANMVRFNFFRDNGAFERDEETGRYRVNYQKMREAMNKLSEKILTLQGSGDYAGVEQLLEEQGQISPQLQADLDRLAEASIPVDIVFEQGVDVLGLK; translated from the coding sequence ATGAAACCACGCCATATACTTTTTGCCACGGCGCTTGCGGCTGCCACCGTTGGCTGCACCAACACCACTTCCGAAACGGCTACAGCAGAAGCCACCGAGACCGCCCAGGCCAGCGACAGCCTGCAGCAGAAACTGGACATGTACACTACCGTGCGCCTCACCTCCGACCTGGCAGGGCTCAGCGCCAAAGAAAAGCAGATGATCCCGCTCCTGATTGGGGCGGCCGACATCATGAACGGACTGTTTTGGTACGAAGCCTACGGCCAGCGCGACTCGCTGCTGAACGCCCTGGCCAGCGAGGCTGCGAAGCGCTTCGTCCATATCAACTACGGCCCCTGGGACCGCCTCAACAACAACGCCCCTTTTATCGCAGGTGTGGGGCCGAAGCCGGACGGCGCCAACTTTTACCCAACAGATATGACGAAGGAGGAGTTTGAGCAGGCCAACCTCCCCGACAAGGCGAGCCAGTACACATTCCTGCGCCGCGACGCCGGCGGCAAACTGATCACGGTGCCGTACCATGTACAGTTTCAGAAGGAGGTGCGGCGGGCAGCGGGCCTGCTGCGGCAGGCGGCCGCGCTGGCCGAAGACGCCGGGCTGAACAAGTACCTGACCCTGCGCGCCGAGGCGCTGCTCACCGACAACTACCAGCCCAGCGACCTGGCCTGGATGGATATGAAAGACAACCGGCTGGACATCGTGATCGGGCCAATTGAGACGTACGAGGACAAACTGTTCGGCTACAAGGCCGCGCACGAGGCCTACGTGCTGGTGAAGGACATGGAGTGGAGCGAGCGGCTGGCCAAGTACGCGGCGTTTCTGCCAGAGCTGCAGCGGGGCCTGCCGGTGGCGGCGCCTTATAAAACAGAAACGCCCGGCACCGACTCCGACCTGAACGCCTACGACGTGGTGTACTACGCTGGCGATAGCAACGCGGGTAGCAAAACCATCGCCATTAACCTGCCCAACGACGAGGAGGTGCAACTGAAACGCGGCACCCGCCGCCTGCAACTCAAGAACGCCATGCGCGCCAAGTTCGACAAGATTATGGTGCCGATTGCCGAAGAGCTGATAGCGGAAGACCAGCAGCAGCACGTCACCTTCGATGCTTTCTTTGCCAACACCATGTTCCATGAGGTGGCGCACGGCCTGGGCATCAAAAACACCATCAACGGCAAAGGCACCGTGCGCGAGGCGCTGAAAGAGCAGGCCTCGGCGCTGGAAGAAGGCAAAGCCGACATCCTGGGTTTATATATGATTACACAGCTGCACGAGAAAGGCGAGATAGAAGGCAGCCTGGAGGATTACTATACCACCTTCCTGGCGGGTATTTTCCGCTCGGTGCGCTTCGGGGCGGCCAGTGCGCATGGCAAGGCCAACATGGTGCGCTTTAACTTTTTCAGGGACAACGGCGCTTTTGAGCGCGACGAGGAAACGGGAAGGTACCGCGTCAACTACCAGAAAATGCGGGAGGCGATGAACAAGCTGTCGGAGAAGATACTGACGCTGCAGGGCAGCGGAGACTACGCCGGAGTTGAGCAGTTGCTGGAAGAGCAGGGGCAAATTAGTCCGCAGCTGCAGGCCGACCTGGACCGCCTTGCCGAGGCCAGCATACCCGTGGATATTGTATTTGAGCAGGGTGTGGATGTACTGGGCCTGAAGTAA
- a CDS encoding deoxynucleoside kinase encodes MHIAIVGNIGAGKTTLAAKLAQHFKWDLYLEAVENNPYLKDFYEDMERWAFHLQVYFLNSRFSQVLQIQDTSRSVIQDRTIYEDAFIFAKNLHQSGLMSTRDYENYFALFQSMISMVKAPDLMIYLKADLPKLIGQIEKRNRDYESSISINYLRNLNEHYNTWMSSYDLGRQLVIDVNNLDFVANPEDLGTIIEKIQAELFGLF; translated from the coding sequence ATGCACATTGCAATCGTCGGCAACATAGGCGCCGGCAAAACCACCCTCGCCGCCAAGCTGGCGCAGCACTTCAAGTGGGACCTGTACCTGGAGGCCGTCGAGAACAACCCGTACCTGAAGGACTTTTATGAGGACATGGAGCGCTGGGCCTTCCACCTGCAGGTGTACTTCCTCAACAGCCGCTTCAGCCAGGTCCTGCAAATACAGGACACCAGCCGCAGCGTGATCCAGGACCGCACCATATATGAAGACGCCTTCATCTTTGCCAAAAACCTGCACCAGTCGGGCCTGATGAGCACCCGTGACTACGAAAACTACTTTGCGCTGTTCCAGTCCATGATCAGCATGGTGAAGGCACCCGACCTGATGATTTACCTCAAAGCGGACCTGCCCAAACTGATCGGACAGATCGAGAAGCGCAACCGCGACTACGAGAGCAGCATCAGCATCAACTACCTCCGCAACCTGAACGAGCATTACAACACCTGGATGAGCAGCTACGACCTGGGCAGGCAGCTGGTGATCGACGTAAACAACCTCGACTTCGTAGCGAACCCCGAAGACCTGGGCACTATCATCGAAAAAATCCAGGCAGAGCTGTTCGGACTGTTCTAA
- a CDS encoding DUF6565 domain-containing protein, with protein sequence MKKMMKRALVLVLATVAWGGVQAQSKVERELADLRAWMQRRSAQADSTIRREWPTVKQEYKELTYGLNRDAEELSESSRKEYNTMKQRFGEWEERHEAESVSLDGEELERWERQLTGTTNISRLKPARMFDTYTQLLEKTRAQRREWSLRDWEYAEFVFGELNSRKAEVLDQLTNSDKIRIAALQVEFASLKKGREARDAYEHMRESN encoded by the coding sequence ATGAAAAAAATGATGAAACGGGCGCTGGTACTGGTGCTGGCGACAGTTGCCTGGGGAGGCGTGCAGGCGCAATCGAAGGTGGAGCGGGAACTGGCCGACCTTCGCGCCTGGATGCAGCGCCGGTCGGCACAGGCCGACAGCACCATCCGGAGGGAGTGGCCCACGGTGAAGCAAGAGTACAAAGAGCTGACCTACGGCCTTAACCGCGACGCGGAGGAGCTCTCCGAAAGCTCCCGGAAAGAGTACAATACGATGAAGCAGCGCTTCGGGGAGTGGGAGGAGCGCCACGAGGCCGAGTCGGTGAGCCTGGACGGGGAGGAACTGGAGCGCTGGGAGCGGCAACTGACCGGCACCACGAACATCAGCCGCCTGAAGCCAGCCCGGATGTTCGACACCTACACGCAACTGCTGGAGAAAACACGGGCGCAGCGCCGCGAGTGGAGCCTCCGCGACTGGGAGTACGCCGAGTTTGTGTTCGGGGAGCTGAACAGCCGCAAGGCTGAGGTGCTGGACCAACTGACCAACAGCGACAAAATACGGATTGCGGCCCTGCAGGTGGAGTTCGCCTCACTCAAAAAAGGCCGCGAGGCCCGGGATGCCTACGAGCACATGCGCGAGAGCAACTAA
- a CDS encoding GAF domain-containing protein, translating into MSKSHKGSFHESVVSISNNDDIFLSAQEFPFKTSLSLSPLIAYWENKERTDPNCNAARVRELADLLRGTPELTGTIEDVSLIEKYVDTVDILMEDIFPSALWEHELMAAVVPFHFRSFYATPKLDELQLLDGGSHTQKLNMDPKTLLFRLTLSAYTLILEKFYNANFSIDEPFIFTVRDKFTGLPRHYKLIIDLKFMEVKAKGEIRKLSPREINFLINRYNDLDLWMMKLPPESFEFTGFAIYDFTEVTNEETLSSLRFDLLKRDSVNTQEGFLNLQQKLRILFGLPGIRLGFASCPTLQEFDTSYARKIWNGLVLTQDCDLILKDLQNSIYEPVLQRGNTIVVEDLEVFSNPSRIEQKLLEQGIRNLIIAPLQYDGHTIGLMELASPIPGELNALATIRLKELLPLFALAINRSLEELRNSIQSIIKEKYTAIHPVVEWRFTQAAVNLLEKMERNASSEIEPIIFRDIYPLYGASDIRGSATERNKAIQGDLLDQLVLAKEVILAVKDSLPLSILDELVYKIDTFSQNIVSELGSGDEVLVLDFLRADIEPLFDHFMKKHPAAQPAIQAYRDAINNPYRVVYNKRRAYEESLFMINETISTFLDREEEKAQRLFPHYFEKYRTDGLEYNIYIGASLLNKGGFEPIYLKNMRLWQLMLTCEIARRIHKLRANLKLPLEITQLILIHSDPISIRFRLDEKKFDVDGANNVRYEIVKKRIDKATLRGSEERLTQPGKIAIVYSQQKDVAEYQRYIDFLQSEGYIHRQVEHLEVEELPGVPGLKALRVSVNFKEELRHNIDAGDELLSIASSASLN; encoded by the coding sequence ATGAGCAAATCCCATAAAGGCAGTTTTCACGAATCCGTCGTTTCCATCTCCAACAACGACGACATATTCCTGAGCGCGCAGGAGTTTCCGTTTAAGACCTCGCTCAGCCTGTCGCCGCTTATTGCCTATTGGGAAAACAAGGAGAGGACCGACCCAAACTGCAACGCGGCGCGGGTGCGCGAACTGGCCGACCTGCTGCGGGGCACGCCTGAACTGACCGGGACGATTGAGGACGTGTCGCTGATTGAGAAGTATGTGGACACGGTGGACATCCTGATGGAGGACATCTTTCCGAGCGCCCTCTGGGAGCACGAACTGATGGCGGCGGTGGTGCCTTTCCACTTCCGCAGCTTTTATGCCACGCCCAAGCTGGACGAGCTGCAACTGCTGGACGGCGGCAGCCACACCCAGAAGCTGAACATGGACCCGAAAACCCTGCTTTTCCGGCTCACGCTCTCGGCCTACACGCTCATCCTCGAAAAATTCTACAACGCTAACTTCAGCATCGACGAGCCCTTTATCTTCACCGTCAGGGACAAGTTCACGGGCTTGCCGCGCCACTACAAGCTCATCATCGACCTGAAGTTTATGGAGGTGAAGGCCAAGGGAGAGATCAGGAAGCTGAGCCCCCGGGAAATCAATTTCCTGATAAACCGCTACAACGACCTGGACCTCTGGATGATGAAGCTGCCGCCGGAGAGCTTCGAGTTTACGGGCTTTGCCATATATGATTTCACGGAGGTGACAAACGAGGAGACGCTCTCGTCGCTGCGCTTCGACCTGCTGAAGCGCGACTCTGTGAACACGCAGGAGGGCTTCCTGAACCTGCAGCAGAAGCTGCGTATTCTGTTCGGCCTGCCGGGCATCCGGCTTGGTTTTGCCTCGTGCCCCACCCTGCAGGAGTTTGACACCAGCTATGCCCGCAAGATCTGGAACGGCCTGGTGCTGACGCAGGACTGCGACCTGATACTGAAGGACCTGCAAAACTCCATATATGAGCCTGTGCTGCAGCGGGGCAACACCATAGTGGTGGAAGACCTGGAGGTGTTCTCCAATCCGTCGCGGATTGAGCAGAAGCTGCTGGAGCAGGGGATCCGCAATCTGATTATCGCGCCGCTGCAGTACGACGGCCACACCATCGGGCTGATGGAGCTGGCCTCGCCGATACCCGGCGAGCTGAACGCCCTGGCCACCATCCGGCTGAAGGAGCTGCTGCCCCTGTTTGCCCTGGCCATCAACCGCAGCCTGGAGGAACTGCGCAACAGCATCCAGAGTATCATCAAGGAGAAGTACACCGCCATACACCCGGTGGTGGAGTGGCGCTTTACGCAGGCCGCCGTGAACCTGCTGGAGAAGATGGAGCGCAACGCCAGCTCCGAGATTGAGCCCATCATTTTCCGGGACATATACCCGCTCTACGGCGCCTCCGACATCCGGGGCTCCGCCACCGAGCGCAACAAGGCCATACAGGGCGACCTGCTGGACCAACTGGTGCTGGCCAAGGAAGTGATACTGGCGGTGAAGGACAGCCTGCCGCTCTCCATCCTGGATGAGCTGGTATATAAAATCGACACGTTCTCGCAGAACATCGTGAGCGAACTGGGCTCCGGCGACGAGGTGCTGGTGCTGGACTTCCTGCGCGCCGACATAGAGCCGCTCTTCGACCATTTCATGAAAAAGCACCCTGCGGCGCAGCCCGCCATACAAGCCTACCGCGACGCCATCAACAACCCTTACCGGGTGGTGTACAACAAGCGCCGGGCATACGAGGAGAGCCTTTTCATGATCAACGAGACCATCTCCACGTTCTTGGACCGGGAGGAGGAGAAGGCGCAGCGCCTGTTCCCGCACTATTTCGAGAAGTACCGCACCGATGGCCTGGAGTACAACATCTATATCGGCGCCTCGCTGCTGAACAAAGGCGGCTTCGAGCCCATTTACCTCAAAAACATGCGCCTCTGGCAACTGATGCTCACCTGCGAGATAGCCCGGCGCATACACAAGCTGCGGGCAAACCTGAAGCTGCCCCTCGAGATAACACAGCTCATCCTCATTCACAGCGACCCGATCTCCATCCGGTTCAGGCTCGACGAGAAGAAGTTCGACGTGGACGGCGCCAACAACGTGCGCTACGAGATCGTCAAAAAACGGATTGACAAGGCCACGCTGCGCGGCTCCGAGGAGCGCCTGACGCAGCCCGGCAAAATCGCCATTGTGTACTCGCAGCAGAAAGACGTGGCGGAGTACCAGCGCTACATCGACTTCCTGCAGTCGGAGGGATATATACACCGGCAGGTGGAGCACCTGGAGGTGGAGGAGTTGCCGGGGGTGCCGGGCCTGAAGGCGCTGCGCGTATCGGTTAACTTCAAAGAGGAACTGCGCCACAACATTGACGCCGGAGACGAGCTGCTGAGCATTGCCAGCAGCGCGAGCCTGAACTGA
- a CDS encoding CDGSH iron-sulfur domain-containing protein gives MAKTKITVNNNGSLRVEGEFEIVDKNGNVYGLGGRELVSICRCGRSQNKPFCDGSHKGHFEHEAVAFDLPPKKQ, from the coding sequence ATGGCTAAAACTAAAATAACGGTAAACAACAACGGCTCGCTACGGGTAGAGGGCGAGTTTGAGATAGTAGACAAGAACGGCAACGTATATGGCCTGGGCGGCCGGGAGTTGGTATCCATCTGCCGCTGCGGGCGCTCCCAGAACAAGCCTTTCTGCGACGGCTCCCACAAGGGGCATTTTGAGCACGAGGCTGTTGCCTTCGACCTTCCGCCAAAGAAGCAATAG
- a CDS encoding putative signal transducing protein produces MADRFVTIATFNEVTEAYILKGRLEAEGILCFLGDEHIVGAQPFYSVAVGGVKLKVTAQDEEEARAILARIQGGTSEFLYTDDLELAPPLQEHVPARVCPVCGSDNVGEEKYNKTVFSLSYLLLGFPVPFFSRKFICYNCGNHWKGK; encoded by the coding sequence ATGGCCGATCGCTTCGTCACCATCGCCACTTTCAACGAGGTAACAGAGGCCTACATCCTGAAAGGCCGCCTGGAGGCAGAGGGCATCCTTTGCTTTCTGGGCGATGAGCACATTGTGGGGGCACAGCCGTTTTATTCGGTGGCCGTGGGCGGCGTAAAGCTGAAGGTGACCGCCCAGGATGAGGAAGAGGCGCGCGCCATACTGGCCAGGATACAGGGCGGCACCTCGGAGTTCCTGTACACCGACGACCTGGAGCTGGCCCCGCCGCTGCAGGAGCACGTTCCCGCCCGGGTTTGTCCGGTCTGCGGCTCCGACAACGTCGGCGAGGAGAAATACAACAAAACGGTTTTCTCCCTCAGCTACCTCCTGCTGGGTTTCCCGGTGCCCTTCTTCAGCCGGAAATTTATCTGCTACAACTGCGGCAATCACTGGAAAGGGAAGTAA
- a CDS encoding acyl-CoA-binding protein produces the protein MATQAEFEEAVERSKALAARPSNDVLLQLYGLYKQATDGDVNTPRPGGFDFKSIAKWDAWKGQEGKSSEEARTAYVQLVNDLSGK, from the coding sequence ATGGCGACACAGGCAGAATTCGAAGAAGCGGTGGAAAGATCAAAGGCCCTGGCAGCGCGGCCAAGCAACGATGTGCTGCTGCAACTGTACGGCCTCTACAAGCAGGCCACCGACGGCGACGTGAACACGCCCCGGCCCGGCGGTTTCGACTTTAAGAGCATCGCCAAATGGGACGCCTGGAAGGGGCAGGAGGGGAAAAGCAGCGAAGAGGCCCGGACGGCCTATGTGCAACTGGTGAATGACCTGTCGGGAAAGTAG